DNA sequence from the Oryza brachyantha chromosome 5, ObraRS2, whole genome shotgun sequence genome:
CGTTCCGGCCATCTATCTCCCCACCcccaacagcagcaacaaagAAGCAGCAGCTAACTTGGAACTGCAACTGACTGAGTGTACCTAGCTAAGGCGGCTAATTGGATTTGATCTTATTTATACTAgcttggaggaggaggaggaggagatggcaaGGATGACGATGCCACGTGTGACTGACTGCTTAATTTCACTCACCGACCGGCCAAATCAAACGTATGTGCTTCGGAATCATGCACACGGTACTGACGCGTTACTTACTCGCCTCCTAcctttctatttttgttttttcccccTAAATTAAATTCTCGTTAATTTCTTAGCTGCTAAGCACCTAGTAGTACTATGGATACACAGGACAATACGTTTTCGCTAATAACACGCTCACACTTAATTGCAtccattttttggttttgtgtgCTACGCTACGTACATAGCTCCAGCTGCCGTTGAGACACCGTTTCATCGCAAACATCGTCGTCGTTATTTTATTCTCTatatataaaggatgaaactatCGATTTATGGGTGGGTGGAAAATTATTGGCAATATCTGTCTTTTTCTTAGCACTTGCGCGTTCATATCATCACAGCTAGCTGGAGACCCCAGCTAAGCAATGGGCTGATTCTCCTCGATCTTAAAGGAAcatacttttctttttcctagaggaatatattttttatttaaagcaTAAACAGACTGACTTTAtggttataagccaaaattagaATTTCAACTtgatttgaggttttttttcacaacattagctttagatcgttaagaatatgtatataaaagttttatttacaaaaatattttttatctgtacGTATGCCCATACGTTACCCCCTTGAAATCATACTACGCTGGATTTATAAGTCAAACtaaaagaacatttttttcctggaGGAATATGTTCTTTAACTCTgtaatagttaaatttattattttcattattatataaataattatagaacCATTTATGTTTCATTTACAAAAGACCGaatttagatggggctaaactttttagtctcatatcacatcggatgtttggatattaatttgaagtattaaacataaattataaataaaattcatccGTAATCTTgtactaattcgcgagacgaatctaatgaacctaattaatccatgattagcctatgtgtaaacatttgctaattatagattaattaggcttaaaaaattcgtcttgcaaattagctcttatttataaaattagtttttttattagtctatatttaatactttaaattagtgttcaacCATCTAATGTGACTAGagacttaaaaataagttccaaaaaataaacaccCTAATTGCCAAAGCTATTTAATTAACGCCTCAGTCAGTGGGTCAAAGTTTGTTTCATCCTGAGGACCAAACGAGGCATCTGGATATGCAGCGTACGTGGTGTCATCGTCAAACACGTCGCCGCCACACGACgatctgcttctgcttctgccaCGATACTAGTGGCAAGGAAGCTTCTCTTCTCATATGCCCTGTCATCACCGGCACAATCTTCCAACCAATTCGATAGCCACGTTTCGAATTGATTGACAGTTTTTTTTCACGTTTCATACAACACATACTGATCCGAATTGATTgacaggttttttttttcacgttgACGAAAGGAGTATTCAACAATTAATAATCCCATAATGAATCAATGAGAGGCAGCTAAAGCCCAATGGCTTAATTAGTAGGCCTAAACACTGACTGACGGCCCACAAAGCAAACCTTCCAAACAACATCACAAGCCCAATTCATGGTCAAGAGTCAAGACTACTAGCATCCAAAGTGAAGAGCAAGCTTCATACAACCAGGTCACAATCCATTTCTCTTTTGATGAGCAGAACAAATTGCACACCTACAGAGCAAACCTAGAAAATAAACCTACCTaatcctccctctccctgcaTAAACAGTGGCTTCCTCCAGTCACAGCTCACATCACAACCAGCTGAAAGCTTTACAGACAGCATTGGAGTTACAGTGGATGAAGGAATGAAGGCTCTCATCCTTCTCTCCTagcctcttcttcctcttcaacGTGTCAGGATCATCGGatgcagtagtagtagtagtgctTACAGCTTTCAAGTCATGCATTCCTAGGCACAGTTGTTTTTCAGTTGCAGACTTGGACTCGCATCTAGAACAGTAAATGGAGTCCTCTGATCATATGATCATTTCTCACCTCGAGTTAATCTCCTCTGTTGCATCATTTCCTCCAACTTCCTCGTTAGCTATGGCCTCTACAACTGGCTCGTACAGGTACCATTCCTTCCTTTTCCTGTTACAGAGGAATTATAAGATCAACTCAAGTTCAAGACTAAATGTagtaatcataaaaaattgaaatattttaagcTGCAAAAATTCTCTGCTTTCTCGCTTACGAACGGGGAATGATCGACCAGATCTCTTACACAGACAAACATAGAAACCACCGTTAATTAACAACATATCAAGGTTTTTTAGCATAAGAGCTTACCGAACAACACTTCCTTTGCTGCCAAAATACTTGAATAGGTCCAGCGAATTGTTCATGGCTTTACTGCAGAAACATGGTCACAgcaatatgatatatataccaaAAGACATAGGATGTACCTTGAATATTCATTTTTTGTAAAGTTGCCCTAAAACTTAAATAACACTACTTGCACAAACCTATTTGAAGCAAACTCTGGTGCTCGCCTTCCCTTCTTTGAAACTTTAGCTTCCCTCATAGCAGAAACACTCTGACTAGCAATCTGCAAAGACAAGcgatatttttcttgtttgtgtcAAACAGCTATCTTACCAAATAAAAGGGTAACCATGTACGTGTAAAGCAATTAAAACCAGTTTTTAGCAAACTCAAATAACAAGGGCAAGCATAGCTAACCTCATAAAGCTGCTCGCGGATGGAGACAGCTATTGCAGGCTGCACGTCAATCATCAACACTTTGTCAGTGCAAAAATGTTGCagaaaataatacaaattagGTGTTTACAGGAAAAACAGCACCAGTAAGAAACTATGCAAAGAATCACATcaaattattcaaaattatgtCAGCGCTGAAAAAAATGCGAATAATAGTGAATTCAACAGAACTTTAAAATTCAATGGAATATAATGGTAGTTGATGAAGTTGATAGTAGACATTTTTACCCAATACTTACAAAAatagaatggtaaaattggaCCGAGTAGCATAAAGACACAGGCAAGATGGCATGTATATTGCAGAAAAATATCACTAAGAGGACAACAACATAACCCCAGTGATTCAAAATGGAAGAGGATAGGCCAACAGGGGAGCTGGGGAGCTggtctcacacacacacatgctcAACAAAATGTGACAGTTCTCTCATTCAAACTCAATTACAGATTAGGTTTCTTTAGCATGTACTAGAAAAATTGCCCGTGTGTTGCAACAGGAAAACTAAAATTacgataaatatatttaatttgatgattatggtttaatttttatattccaccctttaagaaaaacaattcTTCACGTGTGCATATTCAAAATAGTGGTACttctttaagaaaaaaaaatcttattttacTCCCCAAACTAATTGACAGGACCACTTAACCCCTTAAACTATTTTTGGCTCATTTTACCCCTAAACTATTGAAAATAGTTCACTTCACTACTTCATAACATTTCTCTTTGTTGCTATTGTTAATACAAGTCGTATTTTAAGCTGAACTTTTTTAGAGCCATAGATGACAccattatcaaagtttaaaaatattttcaatttttttcatgactaTTTGCatgaactttaaaatattggtTTAAATCAATCTAAGGTGCTTCCAACCTACGTAAACAGTttgaaaaatcctaaaatatcGGCGAGAATTAATAtagagagaataaaaaaatagaagtagCGTTAGAGAGTAAAGTGAACCGTTTTCAATAGTTCGGAGCGTAAAAATGagccaaaaaatagtttagagGGGTAAGTGCTCTAAGAAATAGTCCAGGGGAGTAAAATGgacttttttccttctttatcCACTAGCTCTAACATGTTCCCTGTGCTATTTTAGTGGTGCAATGACATAACGGTAGCAGGACACTACTATCGCTGTTTAGCTATAACTAATCAATGTAGGcaccaaaattgaaaatatgactTGGACCGGAAGAGCACAGAAAGGTTTGTCCATGCACTGGGTAGGCCAATATGTATTCAAATCCTAGCTCCGGCATGAAATTTCTGCAATTTCATTGACTAGCGGGACGACATAGAGAAAGTAATGGTTGTGTTGTTAATGGGCTGGCTGGATCTTCATCAAAACTTACCGAGCATTATGTTACGTGGACCCATCTAGTAGAAACAACAATAGGAAAGCCATTTATCTTTGTGTCACGCTCACAGGCCCGAACAGAATCGGAAACGTTGGTGACGGAGAAAATTCGGGCAGAAACACTATTGgttttaataacaaaatagtaGAGAAGTAGAGAATAGGGGTAGAGATATAAAATTGTGGCGTGTGTGTGCACACTCTGATTAGAAGTCATATGACATACCAAAGTTTTAGCGGAAACACCTTCAATTTTTATAACAGGTAAAGAAACAGGGACCATATGACAAGGAACCAACCTTCCCAGAGATGATTCTTTTGAAGGAATAAATTACTTCTTGACATGATGCTTTAAACGGTAAACTACTTCAGAAAAGAAATGGGAATGTATTAAGCTCATCAGGAATTTCAGATTTCAAGGCATACCCCAACTTCAGGATCTGTAATGTTCAAATCTTCGCATAGTGTCCTTGCAAATTCCTCAGGATCACTGTCCAGGTTGCCTATATCCTGGAATTCAAAAATGGATGTGAAGACATAAAACTGAGTAAACAGCACATCCAATCAACTCGATGAAGAAAACAGTAGAGAACCCTCAAATCTACAAATGCACATGTACCCACAAGAATTGATGTCAAGGCAA
Encoded proteins:
- the LOC102707678 gene encoding chromatin structure-remodeling complex protein BSH, giving the protein MKTVSLGAARPTAVKFRMPTRDNLVPIRVDVEVDGQRYRDAFTWNPRDPDSEIISFAKRTAKDLKLPASFVPQMLHSIQGQLAEFRSYEGEEMQIREKIVPLKIDLRINNTVVRDQFLWDIGNLDSDPEEFARTLCEDLNITDPEVGPAIAVSIREQLYEIASQSVSAMREAKVSKKGRRAPEFASNSKAMNNSLDLFKYFGSKGSVVRKRKEWYLYEPVVEAIANEEVGGNDATEEINSRNA